The Glycine soja cultivar W05 chromosome 8, ASM419377v2, whole genome shotgun sequence genome has a window encoding:
- the LOC114423828 gene encoding 14-3-3-like protein A, translating to MADSSREENVYMAKLAEQAERYEEMVEFMEKVAKTVEVEELTVEERNLLSVAYKNVIGARRASWRIISSIEQKEESRGNEDHVAIIKEYRGKIEAELSKICDGILNLLESNLIPSAASPESKVFYLKMKGDYHRYLAEFKTGAERKEAAESTLLAYKSAQDIALADLAPTHPIRLGLALNFSVFYYEILNSPDRACNLAKQAFDEAISELDTLGEESYKDSTLIMQLLRDNLTLWTSDITDDAGDEIKETSKQQPGE from the exons ATGGCGGATTCTTCTCGGGAGGAGAACGTTTACATGGCGAAATTGGCGGAGCAGGCCGAGCGTTACGAGGAGATGGTTGAGTTCATGGAGAAGGTTGCAAAGACTGTGGAGGTTGAGGAGTTGACGGTGGAGGAGAGGAATCTCCTCTCTGTGGCTTACAAGAACGTGATTGGTGCGAGGAGGGCTTCGTGGAGGATCATATCCTCCATTGAGCAGAAGGAGGAGAGCAGGGGCAATGAGGACCACGTGGCCATTATAAAGGAGTACAGGGGCAAAATTGAGGCTGAACTCAGCAAGATCTGTGATGGGATTTTGAACCTCCTTGAGTCCAACCTCAttccttccgctgcatctcccgAGAGCAAAGTCTTTTACCTTAAAATGAAGGGTGATTACCACAGGTACCTTGCTGAGTTCAAGACTGGGGCAGAGAGGAAAGAGGCTGCAGAGAGTACTTTGCTTGCTTACAAATCCGCTCag GATATTGCTCTTGCTGACTTGGCCCCCACTCACCCCATTAGGCTGGGACTTGCTCTCAACTTTTCTGTGTTCTATTATGAAATCCTTAACTCGCCAGATCGTGCTTGTAATCTTGCCAAGCAG GCATTTGATGAGGCAATTTCCGAGCTTGACACATTGGGTGAAGAGTCATACAAAGATAGTACATTGATCATGCAACTTCTCCGTGACAATCTGACTTTGTGGACATCAGACATCAcg